The Bacillota bacterium genome includes a region encoding these proteins:
- a CDS encoding type II toxin-antitoxin system Phd/YefM family antitoxin, with protein sequence MINIKPSAAIRKNYNEIAELCKRSGEPVYLTKNGQGDLVVMDIEAFARRESMLRLRESLISAEEDRLIGKTGYSIDQVSSMMKTAVREVLDGKR encoded by the coding sequence GTGATCAATATCAAACCGTCTGCGGCGATCCGCAAGAACTACAACGAGATCGCTGAGCTGTGCAAGCGGTCGGGAGAGCCGGTGTACCTCACCAAGAACGGCCAAGGCGACCTGGTAGTGATGGACATCGAAGCGTTTGCGAGGCGTGAGAGCATGCTGCGCCTCCGGGAAAGCCTGATTTCTGCTGAGGAAGATCGGTTGATTGGCAAGACCGGCTATTCGATTGACCAGGTGTCCTCCATGATGAAGACCGCTGTCAGGGAGGTACTGGATGGAAAGCGATGA
- a CDS encoding type II toxin-antitoxin system RelE/ParE family toxin, whose protein sequence is MESDEKHYVVVISDEAAQMLVSHSRFLAQVSESAALQLIAEFEEKAKSLEAFAERNPWLLDPLLPEGKYRKLLMASRYLLVYQVKGSTVYVDAVVDCRQDYRWLL, encoded by the coding sequence ATGGAAAGCGATGAAAAGCACTACGTAGTAGTCATCTCCGATGAAGCGGCGCAGATGCTGGTGTCTCACTCCAGATTCCTGGCGCAGGTGAGTGAGTCAGCGGCGCTTCAGCTCATAGCTGAGTTCGAAGAGAAGGCAAAGTCGCTCGAGGCATTTGCGGAGCGCAATCCATGGCTGTTGGATCCGCTACTGCCTGAAGGGAAATACCGCAAGCTGCTGATGGCCAGTCGATATCTGCTGGTTTATCAGGTGAAAGGCAGCACCGTGTACGTGGATGCGGTCGTGGATTGCAGACAGGACTACCGTTGGTTGCTGTAA